One genomic window of Geoanaerobacter pelophilus includes the following:
- a CDS encoding ArnT family glycosyltransferase, with translation MIWKSVGGSTTTTDSMFRRDDFLVIAGVVILALALRIYTFPIARVIAADGISYVNIARSIFRGEGFSGTVHYPPVFPLLIGLMNVLVGDDELAGKLVSMVMGTALVVPVYLLAKTLFSRQTAVVAALLVALSPALAKLSSEVLTQSTYLTLVLTALFCLWRSVELLQRRWGIAAGLLFGAAYLTRPEAIIILVATLLLFFVVPIVARNCAKRHLTVLCFVLGGFLVLAVPYILLLHDLTGAWQLSGKSSVTLADSLGWYLDRPDMKREPSFAGIGYMDVIRKYPDFIWKNSVHNIKALWDETLPVYIWLLMLLGMVAGTARAGWLRSRLLILCACSPLLVLIVFFFLGNVYTAPFLPFFLIFAAQGLVALQTLLQKIPALCAERPLSRFMLRLPFAAIAGVILGVIMLQPHLSFGTTKPYHYADDGARYDHKLIGKMLKQQLPKRSVVMARDARLTFYADMSRVDIPQAGFDEILNEARKNHARYIVADGTLLGARPQMLPLLSPLLSSSLKGLIIVKGEGYRPVPDLRLVLLYSDPASAGVAVYEFLE, from the coding sequence ATGATCTGGAAGTCAGTTGGCGGATCAACGACAACTACTGATTCAATGTTCCGTCGCGACGATTTCCTGGTGATTGCAGGAGTTGTTATTCTCGCCCTTGCGCTGAGAATCTATACCTTTCCGATTGCCAGAGTCATTGCGGCCGACGGCATCTCATATGTGAACATAGCGCGCTCGATCTTTCGCGGAGAAGGGTTTTCTGGGACAGTACATTACCCCCCCGTGTTTCCCTTGCTGATCGGATTGATGAATGTGCTGGTGGGGGATGACGAACTGGCCGGCAAGCTGGTCTCCATGGTCATGGGGACCGCGCTCGTTGTCCCGGTCTACCTGCTTGCGAAAACTCTTTTTTCAAGGCAAACGGCAGTGGTTGCAGCACTTTTAGTTGCGTTATCGCCTGCTCTTGCAAAGCTCAGCAGCGAGGTGCTGACCCAGTCAACCTATTTGACGCTGGTGCTTACCGCTCTTTTCTGTTTGTGGAGGTCAGTCGAGCTTTTGCAGAGACGCTGGGGTATCGCAGCAGGACTGTTGTTCGGCGCTGCCTATCTGACCCGCCCTGAGGCGATCATCATCCTGGTTGCCACTTTGCTGCTTTTTTTTGTTGTCCCGATTGTTGCCCGGAACTGCGCCAAACGGCATCTCACGGTGCTGTGTTTTGTCCTGGGTGGATTCCTGGTTCTTGCCGTGCCATATATTCTCCTCCTCCATGACTTGACCGGTGCTTGGCAGCTTTCGGGGAAGTCCAGCGTAACCCTTGCGGATTCTCTCGGCTGGTATCTGGACCGGCCGGACATGAAACGTGAGCCTTCATTTGCCGGAATCGGTTATATGGATGTAATTCGCAAGTATCCGGATTTCATCTGGAAAAATTCAGTGCACAACATCAAGGCCTTATGGGATGAGACTCTGCCGGTGTATATCTGGTTGCTGATGCTCTTGGGGATGGTTGCCGGCACTGCGCGTGCTGGGTGGCTGAGAAGCCGACTTCTTATCCTTTGCGCCTGCTCGCCGCTTCTTGTCCTGATCGTCTTTTTTTTCCTCGGTAATGTATATACTGCGCCGTTTTTGCCTTTTTTCCTGATCTTTGCCGCCCAGGGGCTGGTTGCGCTCCAGACGCTGCTCCAGAAAATTCCTGCCCTTTGCGCTGAACGGCCTTTAAGCCGTTTCATGTTGCGCCTGCCGTTCGCAGCCATTGCTGGGGTGATCCTCGGTGTAATCATGCTGCAACCGCATCTGTCGTTCGGTACAACAAAACCTTATCATTATGCTGATGACGGCGCCCGCTACGATCATAAACTGATCGGCAAGATGCTGAAGCAACAGCTTCCCAAACGGTCAGTTGTCATGGCTCGCGATGCCAGGCTAACCTTCTACGCTGATATGTCACGGGTGGATATTCCCCAGGCAGGTTTTGACGAGATTCTTAATGAAGCCAGGAAGAATCATGCCCGCTATATTGTTGCCGACGGCACGCTTTTAGGGGCACGTCCCCAGATGTTGCCGCTGTTAAGCCCCTTGCTTTCATCTTCGTTAAAAGGGCTTATTATTGTCAAGGGTGAGGGGTATCGCCCAGTGCCAGATCTTCGTCTCGTGTTATTGTATAGTGACCCTGCCAGTGCCGGGGTTGCCGTTTACGAGTTTTTGGAGTAG
- a CDS encoding 2-isopropylmalate synthase produces MAKATKKDDRRLIRIFDTTLRDGEQSPGNSMNIEEKLRVAKQLQKLNVDVIEAGFPIASEGDFEAVKRIAQTIKGPEIAGLCRSSDKDIDRAWEALKHAGEKGRIHTFIATSDIHMKYKLKMEPGKVLEAAVKAVKRASSYTPNVEFSCEDAVRTRIDFLAEVVEAVIDAGATTVNIPDTVGYTIPFEYFNIIKHLKDNVRNIDKAVISVHCHNDLGLSVANSIAAIQAGAGQVECTINGIGERAGNCSLEEFVMILKTRADILPFRCNVATEQITPASRLLSTITGIAVQPNKAVVGANAFAHESGIHQHGVLMEKSTYEIMTPDSVGLKANLLVLGKHSGRHAFKKRLVELGHDLSDEDLNKAFDKFKALADLKKEVFDEDLEALIAEEVLRPAEKYKLDHITVTCGSFAVATATVQLEIDGLPVRTAELGDGPVDATLKAIKKLTKTKGKLLQYNVGSITGGTDAQGEVTVRVADGDKTVMGRGSSTDIIEASAKAYINALNRLHYQKGKFIEGL; encoded by the coding sequence ATGGCAAAAGCTACAAAAAAGGATGATCGCAGGCTGATAAGGATTTTTGATACGACGCTGCGCGACGGTGAGCAGTCACCGGGCAACAGCATGAACATCGAGGAGAAACTCCGTGTTGCCAAACAGCTGCAAAAGCTGAATGTTGACGTGATCGAGGCCGGTTTTCCAATCGCCTCCGAAGGGGATTTCGAGGCGGTCAAAAGGATTGCCCAGACCATCAAAGGGCCTGAGATTGCCGGACTGTGCCGTTCAAGCGACAAGGATATTGACCGGGCATGGGAAGCGCTCAAGCATGCCGGCGAGAAGGGGCGGATCCACACCTTTATCGCGACTTCTGATATCCACATGAAATACAAACTGAAGATGGAGCCGGGCAAGGTCCTTGAGGCAGCGGTTAAGGCAGTCAAGCGCGCTAGTTCTTACACACCCAATGTCGAGTTCTCGTGCGAGGATGCCGTGCGCACTCGCATTGATTTCCTGGCAGAGGTTGTGGAGGCGGTGATCGATGCCGGTGCCACAACCGTCAATATCCCGGATACGGTCGGTTACACGATCCCGTTTGAATACTTCAACATTATCAAACATCTCAAGGACAACGTCCGCAATATTGACAAGGCGGTTATCTCTGTCCACTGCCACAATGACCTTGGTCTTTCCGTGGCAAATTCGATCGCTGCGATCCAGGCCGGCGCAGGGCAGGTTGAATGCACCATCAACGGCATCGGTGAGCGTGCCGGCAACTGTTCGCTGGAAGAATTTGTCATGATCCTCAAGACCAGGGCCGATATCCTGCCGTTCCGGTGCAATGTAGCCACGGAACAGATAACCCCGGCAAGCCGCCTCCTTTCTACCATTACCGGTATTGCTGTCCAGCCCAATAAAGCGGTTGTCGGCGCCAACGCCTTTGCCCACGAGTCTGGAATCCATCAGCACGGGGTGTTGATGGAGAAATCCACCTACGAGATCATGACTCCTGATTCAGTCGGGTTAAAAGCCAATCTCCTCGTCCTTGGCAAGCATTCCGGACGGCACGCCTTCAAGAAGCGCTTGGTAGAACTGGGCCATGACCTGAGTGACGAGGATCTGAACAAGGCCTTCGACAAATTCAAGGCCTTGGCTGACCTTAAGAAAGAGGTTTTCGATGAAGACCTGGAAGCGCTTATTGCCGAAGAAGTGTTGCGACCGGCGGAAAAATACAAGCTGGACCATATCACCGTGACCTGCGGTTCTTTTGCCGTGGCCACAGCGACGGTACAGCTGGAGATTGATGGCTTGCCGGTAAGGACTGCCGAACTTGGCGACGGCCCGGTTGACGCAACCCTGAAGGCGATAAAGAAACTGACCAAAACCAAAGGGAAGCTGCTCCAGTACAATGTCGGTTCCATAACCGGCGGTACCGATGCCCAGGGGGAAGTTACCGTCCGTGTTGCCGACGGCGACAAGACCGTGATGGGCCGCGGCTCATCGACCGATATCATCGAGGCGTCGGCCAAAGCCTATATCAATGCCCTCAACCGTCTTCATTACCAGAAGGGTAAGTTCATCGAGGGGCTGTAA
- a CDS encoding glycosyltransferase family 2 protein, with amino-acid sequence MLSVIIPVYNERATIAEIIRRVDEVPIDKELIIVDDCSTDGTRDIISQLVSKYPVTVVRHEVNQGKGAAIRTGIRHVRGDMFIIQDADLEYDPVEYPKLIKPILDGKADVVFGSRFVGGEEHRVLYFWHSLGNRFLTLLSNMFTNLNLTDMETCYKVFRTEIVKGIALEQDRFGFEPEITAKVARTGCRIYEVGISYSGRTYAEGKKIGWKDGVKAIWCIVKYGLLR; translated from the coding sequence ATGCTAAGTGTCATAATCCCTGTGTATAATGAGCGGGCAACTATTGCCGAAATCATCCGCCGTGTCGATGAAGTGCCTATCGATAAGGAGTTGATCATTGTTGACGACTGTTCAACTGATGGAACCCGCGATATCATCAGTCAACTTGTCTCTAAATACCCGGTGACCGTGGTCCGCCATGAAGTCAATCAGGGAAAGGGTGCGGCCATTCGCACCGGCATCCGCCACGTCCGGGGGGACATGTTCATTATTCAGGATGCTGATCTCGAATATGATCCGGTGGAATATCCCAAGCTGATCAAGCCGATTCTGGACGGCAAGGCCGACGTTGTTTTCGGTTCGCGGTTCGTGGGTGGCGAAGAGCACCGCGTCCTTTATTTCTGGCACTCTCTCGGGAACCGCTTCCTGACCCTGCTGTCCAATATGTTTACCAACCTGAATCTTACCGATATGGAGACCTGTTATAAGGTATTCCGCACGGAAATCGTCAAGGGGATCGCGCTGGAGCAGGATCGGTTCGGGTTCGAGCCTGAAATAACGGCAAAAGTTGCACGAACCGGCTGCCGTATCTACGAGGTCGGCATATCCTATAGTGGCAGAACCTATGCCGAAGGCAAGAAAATAGGGTGGAAAGACGGCGTCAAGGCGATCTGGTGCATAGTCAAATATGGGCTGTTACGATAA